One genomic region from Parafrankia irregularis encodes:
- a CDS encoding FdhF/YdeP family oxidoreductase, whose product MARGPVSADPGDEQLSVRGPAASAAGLPAVSHALGQAWSQMGVRRTVTTLRLLNQTSGFDCPGCAWPDPDHERRHLAEFCENGAKAVAEEATLRRLTPEFFATHSLTDLAGRSGYWLGQQGRLTEPMFRPAGSDHYQPIGWDEAFGIIAAELNGLASPDEAAFYTSGRTSNEAAFAYQLFVRAFGTNNLPDCSNMCHESSGAALVETIGIGKGSVTLDDLETADLVLVVGQNPGTNHPRMLTSLEKVKRNGGSIVAVNPLPEPSLLRFRNPQRPAGVLGRGTTLADQFLQIRLNGDLALFQAVSRRLLDAEDANPGTVLDHDFLRVHTTGFEAFAAHLRTLSDDEVRAATGLTDAEIDELTRRVLAAERIVVCWAMGLTQHANSVATIREVVNFLLLRGNIGRPGAGVCPVRGHSNVQGDRTMGIWEKMPDAFLDALGTEFAFTPPRRHGYDVVDTIRAMRDGRVGVFVGMGGNFVAAAPDTAVSEAALRGCRLTVQISTKLNRSHVVTGEQALILPTLGRTELDVQPAGPQFVTVEDSMGEVHASRGTLTPAGPALRSEVAIVCGLAAATLGPTTPVDWAGLAADYRRIRGHIEAVIPGFADYERRVAEPGGFRLPHPPRDGRRFPTPSGRAVLTVNALEVLRPPPGHLLLQTIRSHDQYNTTIYGLDDRYRGVRQGRRVVFVHADDLTAAGLSDGRRVDIVSVWADGVERRAEDFRLVAYPTARGCVAAYFPETNVLVPLDSTARRSNTPTSKSLVVRLEPRQPRPAPAQDPGAS is encoded by the coding sequence GTGGCACGCGGACCGGTGAGCGCGGATCCGGGCGACGAGCAGCTGTCGGTACGCGGCCCGGCGGCGTCGGCCGCGGGGCTGCCCGCCGTCTCCCACGCGCTGGGGCAGGCCTGGAGCCAGATGGGCGTCCGGCGGACGGTGACCACCCTGCGGCTGCTCAACCAGACGTCCGGCTTCGACTGCCCGGGCTGCGCCTGGCCGGACCCGGACCACGAGCGCCGCCACCTGGCCGAGTTCTGCGAGAACGGCGCGAAGGCGGTGGCCGAGGAGGCCACGCTTCGGCGGCTGACACCGGAGTTCTTCGCCACCCACTCGCTGACGGATCTCGCCGGCCGGTCGGGCTACTGGCTGGGCCAGCAGGGCCGCCTGACCGAGCCGATGTTCCGGCCGGCCGGTAGCGACCACTACCAGCCGATCGGCTGGGACGAGGCGTTCGGGATCATCGCCGCCGAGCTGAACGGGCTGGCGAGCCCGGACGAGGCCGCCTTCTACACCTCCGGTCGGACCAGCAACGAGGCCGCTTTCGCGTACCAGCTGTTCGTCCGCGCGTTCGGAACGAACAACCTGCCGGACTGCTCGAACATGTGCCACGAGTCGTCCGGGGCCGCCCTCGTCGAGACGATCGGGATCGGCAAGGGCAGCGTCACCCTGGACGACCTGGAAACAGCCGACCTGGTGCTCGTCGTCGGGCAGAATCCCGGGACGAACCATCCGCGGATGCTGACCTCGCTGGAGAAGGTCAAACGGAACGGCGGCAGCATCGTCGCGGTGAACCCGCTGCCGGAGCCGTCGCTGCTGCGCTTCCGCAACCCGCAGCGGCCCGCCGGCGTCCTCGGCCGTGGCACCACCCTCGCCGACCAGTTCCTGCAGATCCGGCTGAACGGCGACCTGGCCCTGTTCCAGGCGGTGTCCCGCCGCCTGCTGGACGCGGAGGACGCGAACCCGGGCACCGTGCTCGACCACGACTTCCTCCGCGTGCACACCACCGGTTTCGAGGCCTTCGCGGCGCACCTGCGCACCCTGTCCGACGACGAGGTACGGGCGGCCACCGGCCTGACCGACGCCGAGATCGACGAGCTGACCCGCCGGGTGCTGGCCGCCGAGCGGATCGTCGTGTGCTGGGCGATGGGCCTGACCCAGCACGCGAACTCGGTCGCCACCATCCGCGAGGTCGTCAACTTCCTGCTGCTGCGCGGCAACATCGGCCGGCCCGGCGCCGGGGTGTGCCCGGTGCGCGGGCACAGCAACGTGCAGGGCGACCGCACCATGGGCATCTGGGAGAAGATGCCGGACGCCTTCCTCGACGCGCTGGGTACCGAGTTCGCGTTCACCCCGCCCCGTCGGCACGGCTACGACGTCGTCGACACGATCCGCGCGATGCGCGACGGCCGGGTCGGGGTCTTCGTCGGGATGGGCGGCAACTTCGTGGCCGCCGCACCCGACACCGCCGTCAGCGAGGCGGCGCTGCGCGGCTGCCGGCTCACCGTGCAGATCTCCACCAAGCTCAACCGGTCACATGTGGTCACCGGCGAGCAGGCCCTCATCCTGCCCACACTCGGCCGCACCGAGCTGGACGTCCAACCGGCCGGCCCGCAGTTCGTCACGGTCGAGGACTCCATGGGCGAGGTGCACGCCTCCCGTGGCACGCTCACGCCGGCCGGGCCGGCACTGCGTTCCGAGGTCGCGATCGTCTGTGGGCTCGCCGCCGCCACCCTCGGGCCCACCACGCCTGTGGACTGGGCCGGCCTGGCCGCCGACTACCGGCGCATCCGTGGCCACATCGAGGCCGTGATCCCCGGGTTCGCCGACTACGAGCGGCGGGTGGCCGAGCCCGGCGGGTTCCGGCTGCCCCACCCGCCGCGGGACGGCCGGCGTTTCCCGACGCCGTCCGGTCGTGCGGTGCTGACGGTGAACGCGCTGGAGGTGCTGCGCCCACCGCCCGGTCACCTGCTGCTGCAGACGATCCGCTCGCACGACCAGTACAACACCACCATCTACGGGCTCGACGACCGCTACCGCGGTGTCCGCCAGGGCCGGCGGGTCGTCTTCGTCCACGCCGACGACCTCACCGCCGCCGGGCTGTCCGACGGACGCCGGGTGGACATCGTCAGTGTCTGGGCGGACGGCGTCGAACGCCGCGCCGAGGACTTCCGCCTCGTCGCCTACCCCACCGCCCGCGGCTGCGTCGCCGCCTACTTCCCCGAGACCAACGTTCTGGTGCCCCTGGACAGCACCGCGCGGCGCAGCAACACCCCCACCTCGAAATCCCTGGTCGTCCGGCTGGAGCCACGGCAGCCACGGCCGGCCCCGGCGCAGGATCCGGGGGCCTCGTGA
- the purU gene encoding formyltetrahydrofolate deformylase, with protein sequence MTAPAGAQHGVLLLSCPDTPGIVHAVAELLLHEKCTIVASHQFGSAATRTFYLRVEFAHIDGSRLDLDELRARIAPLGARFGMTWRLADTAHRTRTVIMVSRFAHCLNDLLFRTSIGELNLDVVAVVSNHPDLGGIARHFDAPFRHLPVTPATRAEAEADLLDLVRAEQVDLVVLARYMQILSPRLCEQLAGRAINIHHSMLPSFKGAKPYHQAYARGVKFIGATAHYVTEDLDEGPIIEQELIRVDHTLDPDQLAARGREAETRALARAVRWHTENRIILSDGKTVILH encoded by the coding sequence GTGACCGCGCCCGCCGGCGCCCAGCACGGGGTGCTGCTGCTGTCCTGCCCGGACACGCCGGGCATCGTGCACGCCGTCGCCGAGCTGTTGCTGCACGAGAAGTGCACGATCGTGGCGAGCCACCAGTTCGGCAGCGCCGCCACCCGCACCTTCTACCTGCGGGTCGAGTTCGCCCACATCGACGGTTCCCGGCTCGACCTCGACGAGCTGCGGGCGCGGATCGCACCGCTGGGCGCCCGGTTCGGGATGACCTGGCGGCTGGCCGACACCGCGCATCGCACCCGCACGGTCATCATGGTCAGCAGGTTCGCGCACTGCCTCAACGACCTGCTGTTCCGGACGTCGATCGGCGAGCTGAACCTCGACGTCGTCGCGGTCGTGTCCAACCACCCCGATCTCGGCGGCATCGCCCGCCATTTCGACGCCCCGTTCCGGCACCTCCCGGTCACCCCCGCCACCAGGGCCGAGGCGGAGGCCGACCTGCTCGACCTCGTCCGCGCCGAGCAGGTCGACCTGGTCGTGCTGGCCCGCTACATGCAGATCCTCTCCCCGCGCCTGTGCGAGCAGCTCGCCGGCCGGGCGATCAACATCCACCACTCGATGCTGCCGAGCTTCAAGGGCGCGAAGCCCTACCACCAGGCCTACGCCCGCGGGGTGAAGTTCATCGGAGCGACCGCCCACTACGTGACCGAGGACCTCGACGAGGGCCCGATCATCGAGCAGGAGCTCATCCGGGTCGACCACACCCTCGACCCGGACCAGCTCGCCGCCCGCGGCCGCGAGGCGGAGACCCGGGCGCTGGCCCGCGCCGTGCGCTGGCACACCGAGAACCGCATCATCCTCAGCGACGGGAAGACCGTCATCCTGCACTGA
- a CDS encoding lipase family protein, which translates to MLTAFPAGPAHADTAPAPGSVVPDEDPFYDAPADIASYQPGEVVATRPVTPKGLTGVNAWQISFRTNDAHDSPELAVATLLEPRTPWRGTGPRPVVSVQVAEDSTGTQCAPSYGLASGNGVGAIIATGSAQPILDRGWAAVLPDFEGAASAFMDGLLAGHVVLDSIRATRNAGLGGVGTTNPWAIEGYSGGAQATGWAAQLQRSYAPDVQLVGAAIGGIPADPAAVSRYIDGGLVAGFVFAATAGFDSQYPEAGISAILNAAGRKAMANARGICITDLLVRFAFRKLADHTTVRDPLAVPSVARVLAANTLGAAPPTMPIYDYHANTDEIVPVAQDNTLVSRWCAAGATVHTVRDLIGEHALEAIVRQNDKLAFLSDRFSGRAPTNTCPR; encoded by the coding sequence GTGCTGACGGCGTTCCCCGCCGGGCCGGCCCACGCCGACACGGCCCCTGCTCCCGGGTCGGTCGTCCCGGACGAGGACCCCTTCTACGACGCCCCCGCGGACATCGCCTCCTACCAACCCGGCGAGGTCGTGGCCACCAGACCGGTCACGCCCAAGGGCCTGACCGGCGTCAATGCCTGGCAGATCTCCTTCCGCACCAACGACGCCCACGACTCCCCCGAGCTCGCCGTCGCCACCCTGCTCGAGCCGAGAACACCCTGGCGTGGCACCGGTCCTCGGCCGGTCGTGTCCGTCCAGGTCGCCGAGGACTCCACCGGCACCCAGTGCGCCCCGTCGTACGGGCTGGCGTCCGGCAACGGAGTGGGCGCGATCATCGCCACCGGATCGGCGCAGCCGATCCTCGACCGGGGCTGGGCAGCGGTCCTGCCCGACTTCGAAGGCGCTGCCTCCGCCTTCATGGACGGACTACTGGCCGGCCATGTCGTGCTGGACAGCATCCGTGCCACCAGGAACGCGGGCCTGGGCGGCGTGGGAACGACCAACCCATGGGCGATCGAGGGCTATTCCGGCGGAGCCCAGGCCACCGGCTGGGCCGCTCAGCTACAGCGTTCCTATGCCCCTGACGTCCAGCTCGTGGGAGCGGCGATAGGCGGCATTCCCGCCGACCCGGCCGCGGTCAGCCGGTACATCGACGGCGGTCTGGTCGCCGGCTTCGTCTTCGCGGCCACCGCCGGCTTCGACAGCCAGTACCCGGAGGCTGGCATAAGTGCAATCCTGAACGCCGCGGGCAGAAAGGCGATGGCCAATGCCCGCGGTATCTGCATCACTGATCTGCTCGTCAGGTTCGCCTTCAGGAAGCTGGCCGACCACACCACGGTGCGCGACCCACTGGCCGTACCCTCGGTGGCTCGCGTCCTGGCCGCCAACACTCTTGGTGCCGCGCCCCCCACGATGCCGATCTACGACTACCACGCCAACACCGACGAGATCGTTCCGGTCGCCCAGGACAACACTCTCGTGAGCCGCTGGTGCGCCGCCGGGGCCACGGTCCACACCGTCCGCGACCTCATCGGTGAACACGCCCTCGAGGCCATCGTCCGCCAGAACGACAAACTCGCCTTCCTCTCCGACCGTTTCAGCGGGCGAGCTCCCACGAACACCTGCCCACGCTGA
- a CDS encoding TIGR03564 family F420-dependent LLM class oxidoreductase, producing the protein MRIGITLTDSRGPDALTRLRDELADAAANGMQSAWLSNIFGLDALTALAVAGSQVPGIEVGTAVVPTFPRHPVTLAQQALTTALAVSGRLTLGIGLSHRIVIEDMLGYSFDRPLRHLSDYLDALLPLLDGEPVDVRRETVRAVAGLTTPRVGRVPVLVAALGPKMLRLAGARVDGTVLWMTGVSTVRDHVMPTLQTAASEAGRPPARVVAMLPVAVTDDTEAARERAAREFEVYGTLPSYRAMLDREGVTGPADIALIGDEKSVRARIEEFGDAGVTDFVAAAFSGPDAARTRALLGELATAA; encoded by the coding sequence ATGCGTATCGGTATCACCCTCACGGATTCCCGCGGACCGGACGCGCTCACACGGCTGCGCGACGAGCTCGCCGACGCGGCGGCGAACGGTATGCAGTCCGCGTGGTTGTCGAACATCTTCGGGCTGGACGCGCTGACCGCCCTGGCGGTCGCCGGCAGCCAGGTCCCCGGCATCGAGGTCGGCACCGCGGTCGTGCCGACGTTCCCGCGCCATCCGGTGACGCTCGCGCAGCAGGCGCTGACCACGGCACTCGCGGTGAGCGGGCGCCTCACCCTGGGCATCGGGCTGTCGCACCGGATCGTCATCGAGGACATGCTCGGCTACAGCTTCGACCGCCCGCTGCGGCACCTTTCCGACTATCTGGACGCGCTGCTGCCGCTGCTCGACGGCGAGCCGGTCGACGTCAGGCGCGAGACGGTACGGGCCGTCGCCGGCCTCACCACGCCCCGGGTGGGCCGGGTACCGGTGCTGGTCGCGGCACTCGGGCCGAAGATGCTGCGGCTGGCCGGCGCCCGGGTCGACGGCACCGTGCTGTGGATGACCGGCGTGTCCACAGTTCGTGACCACGTCATGCCGACGCTGCAGACGGCCGCGTCCGAGGCCGGGCGGCCACCGGCCCGGGTCGTGGCGATGCTGCCGGTGGCTGTCACCGACGACACCGAAGCCGCGCGTGAGCGGGCCGCCCGTGAGTTCGAGGTGTACGGAACGCTGCCGTCCTACCGGGCCATGCTCGACCGTGAGGGGGTCACCGGCCCGGCGGACATCGCGCTGATCGGCGACGAGAAGTCGGTGCGCGCCCGGATTGAGGAGTTCGGCGACGCCGGCGTCACCGACTTCGTCGCCGCCGCGTTCTCCGGCCCGGACGCCGCCCGCACCCGCGCCCTGCTGGGCGAGCTGGCCACCGCCGCCTGA
- a CDS encoding FHA domain-containing protein, producing MPDAPATLRHPRCPVCGTTRQQEEPFCLGCRFEFATGNPPRPPRPPQPPRLVPFRRRRWELHIEADRGYYDSLRQDPVFPTPPPPIHVAPLRAAVVVLGSRPSSRFRTQGVDLVKPPPDPGMSASHAQLDLQYDGRYLLHDLGSLNGIRLQPGHPRLGREESVWLRDGDQFFLGSWTRVTVRHSWDPPAPPSPEGSERPTRA from the coding sequence ATGCCCGACGCGCCCGCGACACTGCGCCATCCGCGCTGCCCGGTCTGCGGCACCACGCGCCAGCAGGAGGAGCCGTTCTGCCTCGGCTGCCGGTTCGAGTTCGCCACCGGCAACCCGCCCCGGCCCCCGCGCCCGCCGCAGCCGCCCCGGCTGGTTCCTTTCCGCAGAAGGCGCTGGGAGCTGCACATCGAGGCCGATCGCGGGTACTACGACTCGCTCAGGCAGGATCCGGTCTTTCCCACCCCCCCGCCACCGATCCACGTCGCGCCGCTGCGGGCCGCGGTCGTCGTGCTGGGCTCGCGCCCGTCATCGCGCTTTCGCACCCAGGGGGTCGATCTCGTGAAGCCCCCGCCGGACCCGGGCATGTCGGCGTCCCACGCACAGCTCGACCTCCAGTACGACGGGCGGTACCTGCTGCATGACCTCGGTTCTCTCAACGGCATCCGGCTGCAGCCCGGCCACCCGAGGCTGGGCCGGGAGGAGTCCGTCTGGCTGCGCGACGGTGACCAGTTCTTCCTCGGTTCCTGGACCAGGGTGACCGTCCGCCACAGCTGGGATCCGCCGGCCCCGCCGAGCCCGGAGGGCAGCGAACGCCCCACCCGCGCCTGA
- a CDS encoding serine/threonine protein kinase, with product MSNEPSGVACVRPRCNGKGIIGPRGRCTVCGHPPERQRETRGDRPPPHERWEAPIDRTRPPSVANDSASGPPPVISDERVPPDDWRCEGCGHSLGAAAVADGRCPGCGHPLSPAPSTLALRTDDLVEGRYRILGRMARGGQGWIYAAKDERSGIWVVLKGLLDTGDTRARIAAERERVFLTAVEHPDIVRIRDFVTHNGAEYIVMDYVRGDSLEKMRRDQNGRLDPADATRHVQQLLPALRYLHERGLVYCDLKPENVMVRSDAITLIDLGGARRADDLVSPYLSTPGFRAPEIDDAHASGGTGSAPRAYPSVASDIYAVGRTLAVLLLGTGWGLTGEHRHSLPARDEHQVFRDHESLHRLLLRATEQDPAARFTDIAELEHEVLGVTHEILARQGSRRKIDRALPPPLSRRFTPMPYLTGEDDDPPPDAILPSPQVDPDDPAAAALAAIPADGDPSTIARMLAELTPMTAEVQLRRVRFELDAGRPGKARDLLEKIARDGGARGGLNDPSRPAGWRVDWYRGLVALAEGKPADAAEPFDRVFSAVPGELAPRLALAVAYERAGDHDRAAEYYDVVSVADRSAIGAAFGLARCRSKPTDRIAAYARVPETSRFHPEARARMVEALVASLTAELDTSTPRDRSMELAEERLDRACRLLRNGEREMTAPRRLGLRLRIFRVASALLAAGALPATGTVLGHPCDPDSLRLAVEKTLLELASHTEDRRTRVRLVDEATRIRRWTWY from the coding sequence ATGAGCAACGAGCCATCCGGCGTCGCCTGCGTCCGGCCGCGCTGCAACGGCAAGGGGATCATCGGGCCGCGTGGGCGTTGCACCGTCTGCGGGCACCCGCCGGAGCGGCAGCGCGAAACCAGAGGCGACCGGCCACCGCCCCACGAACGGTGGGAAGCCCCGATCGATCGGACCCGGCCGCCGTCGGTGGCGAACGACTCGGCCTCCGGCCCACCGCCGGTCATCTCGGACGAACGAGTTCCGCCGGATGACTGGCGATGCGAGGGATGCGGCCACAGTCTCGGCGCCGCCGCGGTGGCCGACGGCCGCTGCCCCGGCTGCGGGCATCCCCTTTCCCCGGCTCCGTCGACACTGGCGCTGCGCACCGACGACCTCGTGGAGGGCCGTTATCGGATCCTCGGCCGGATGGCCCGCGGCGGTCAGGGCTGGATCTACGCGGCGAAGGACGAGCGGTCCGGTATCTGGGTGGTCCTCAAGGGCCTGCTCGACACCGGGGACACCCGGGCGCGAATAGCCGCGGAACGCGAGCGCGTGTTCCTCACCGCCGTGGAGCACCCCGACATCGTCCGTATCCGCGATTTCGTCACGCACAACGGCGCGGAATACATCGTGATGGACTACGTCCGCGGCGATTCCCTGGAGAAAATGCGACGGGACCAGAACGGCCGGCTGGACCCGGCCGACGCGACACGTCACGTGCAGCAGCTGTTACCCGCGCTGCGCTACCTGCATGAACGCGGTCTGGTCTACTGCGACCTGAAACCCGAGAACGTCATGGTCAGGTCGGACGCCATCACGCTGATCGACCTGGGCGGAGCACGCCGGGCCGACGACCTGGTCTCGCCCTATCTGAGCACGCCGGGCTTCCGCGCACCCGAGATCGACGACGCACACGCCTCGGGCGGCACCGGTTCCGCGCCGCGGGCGTACCCGTCGGTCGCCTCGGACATCTACGCCGTCGGGCGGACCCTCGCCGTTCTTCTCCTCGGCACGGGCTGGGGCCTGACCGGCGAGCATCGGCACAGCCTCCCGGCCCGCGACGAGCACCAGGTGTTCCGCGACCACGAGTCGCTGCACCGGCTGCTGCTGCGAGCCACCGAGCAGGATCCGGCCGCCCGGTTCACCGACATCGCCGAGCTGGAGCACGAGGTGCTCGGCGTCACGCACGAGATCCTCGCCAGGCAGGGCTCCCGGCGGAAGATCGATCGCGCGCTGCCGCCGCCGCTGAGCCGCCGGTTCACCCCGATGCCCTACCTGACCGGCGAGGATGACGACCCCCCACCGGACGCCATCCTCCCCAGCCCGCAGGTCGATCCGGATGACCCGGCCGCCGCGGCGCTCGCCGCGATCCCGGCCGACGGTGATCCGTCCACCATCGCCCGGATGCTGGCGGAGCTCACGCCGATGACGGCGGAGGTACAGCTGCGGCGGGTGCGTTTCGAGCTCGACGCCGGTCGGCCGGGCAAGGCCCGCGACCTGCTCGAGAAGATCGCCCGGGACGGTGGCGCCCGGGGCGGCCTGAACGACCCGTCGCGGCCGGCCGGCTGGCGGGTGGACTGGTACCGAGGTCTGGTGGCCCTCGCCGAGGGGAAGCCCGCGGACGCCGCGGAACCGTTCGACCGGGTCTTCTCCGCTGTTCCCGGGGAGCTCGCGCCCCGGCTGGCGCTGGCCGTCGCCTACGAACGTGCCGGCGACCACGACCGCGCGGCCGAGTACTACGACGTTGTCTCCGTCGCGGACCGGTCGGCGATCGGTGCCGCCTTCGGGCTGGCCCGCTGCCGGTCGAAACCCACCGACCGGATCGCCGCGTACGCCCGGGTGCCGGAGACGTCGCGTTTCCATCCCGAGGCCCGTGCCCGCATGGTCGAGGCACTCGTCGCCTCGCTCACGGCCGAGCTGGACACCTCGACCCCGCGCGATCGGTCGATGGAGCTGGCGGAGGAACGCCTGGACCGGGCCTGTCGGCTGCTCCGCAACGGCGAGCGGGAGATGACCGCGCCTCGGCGGCTCGGCCTGCGGCTGAGGATCTTCCGAGTCGCGAGTGCCCTGCTGGCCGCGGGTGCCCTCCCGGCGACGGGCACCGTTCTCGGCCACCCCTGTGATCCGGACAGTCTGCGCCTGGCGGTGGAGAAGACGCTGCTGGAGCTGGCCAGCCACACCGAGGACCGCCGCACCCGGGTTCGGCTCGTCGACGAGGCGACCCGGATCCGCCGCTGGACCTGGTACTGA
- a CDS encoding VWA domain-containing protein yields MITFEVAVAQNQFLPSGETEIDAIVTVRARTDGAAAIPGQRAIVLIIDVSSSMGAVPDRQIAAKAAARAAVEALPAGTLFAVIAGNHQAEAVYPPTGLARADPETREAARSAIRRLRSQGGTAMDTWLTRAREVFDQHPEATIRQAVLLTDGYNESPREELEATVSHSEGHFRCDCRGIGVDWKAEDLLLISDRLQGTSLDAPTGSDLQRDFRGLVTAAADRAASAVRLQVWVPLGAHIRYVKQVAPTIQALTGVPDPDDPQTFDFPIGDWGNEQRDYQIGIGGLQDPDDDDGDASLAGCVTIVHGGPRSGGTSATATNTATATGGEIFALWTEDASSYSVVNREVARYAGLVGYGEAVRRGVAAYSEHDLALAAEHLGRAVQLAYEAGEQKRIDQLERGLLTVIDAAAGKVRIREDVSAHNLNINELRSRWTVPIG; encoded by the coding sequence TTGATCACCTTCGAGGTCGCCGTCGCCCAGAACCAGTTCCTGCCTTCGGGTGAGACCGAGATCGACGCCATCGTGACCGTGCGGGCCCGCACGGACGGGGCCGCGGCCATCCCAGGGCAGCGGGCCATCGTGCTGATCATCGACGTCTCGAGCTCCATGGGAGCCGTGCCCGACCGGCAGATCGCCGCGAAGGCGGCGGCCCGGGCAGCGGTCGAGGCGCTCCCGGCCGGGACCCTCTTCGCCGTCATCGCGGGCAATCACCAGGCCGAGGCCGTCTACCCGCCCACCGGCCTGGCCAGGGCCGACCCGGAGACCCGGGAGGCGGCTAGATCGGCCATCCGCCGGCTCAGGTCCCAGGGCGGGACGGCGATGGACACCTGGCTGACCCGGGCCCGGGAGGTGTTCGACCAGCACCCGGAAGCGACGATCCGGCAGGCGGTCCTGCTCACCGACGGCTACAACGAGTCCCCCCGGGAGGAACTCGAGGCGACGGTCAGCCACAGCGAAGGTCATTTCCGCTGCGACTGCCGGGGCATCGGTGTCGACTGGAAGGCCGAGGACCTGCTGTTGATCTCCGATCGGCTCCAGGGCACCTCCCTGGACGCGCCCACCGGCAGCGACCTGCAGCGCGACTTCCGCGGCCTGGTCACGGCGGCGGCGGACCGGGCGGCCAGCGCGGTACGGCTGCAGGTCTGGGTTCCTCTCGGCGCACACATCCGGTACGTCAAGCAGGTCGCACCGACCATCCAGGCCCTGACCGGGGTGCCGGATCCCGACGACCCCCAGACGTTCGACTTCCCCATCGGCGACTGGGGCAACGAGCAGCGGGACTACCAGATCGGCATCGGCGGCCTGCAGGACCCGGACGATGACGACGGCGACGCAAGCCTGGCCGGATGCGTCACAATCGTCCACGGCGGGCCGAGGTCCGGCGGTACGAGCGCCACGGCCACGAACACGGCCACGGCCACCGGTGGCGAGATCTTCGCGCTGTGGACCGAGGACGCCTCCAGCTACTCGGTGGTGAACCGGGAGGTTGCCAGGTACGCGGGGCTGGTGGGGTATGGCGAGGCCGTTCGCCGCGGAGTCGCCGCGTACAGCGAACACGACCTGGCGCTGGCCGCCGAGCACCTCGGCCGCGCGGTCCAGCTCGCGTACGAGGCGGGTGAGCAGAAAAGGATCGATCAGCTGGAACGTGGGCTGCTCACCGTCATCGACGCCGCTGCCGGCAAGGTGCGGATCCGCGAGGACGTGAGCGCGCACAACCTCAACATCAACGAGCTGCGTTCACGCTGGACCGTACCCATCGGCTGA
- a CDS encoding transporter substrate-binding domain-containing protein: MSALVVVVAAAVLGACGTTGARFPAEIEPRPAATATRTADITGTGTGTGTGTGTGSGGSGAAKPCADGHPVRWSPAPPASMPAPGVFRPGSIMDDIWRKGDLTVAIVTDAPPAGSMNWTEPTLEGFDVDIAGAIATALFGNGGKSKIRFRAVTTKDRAALLTDPNSGVDIVVATYTITCERKEKENILFSGVYFESRFALLVPAKAGFRTLRDFAGYTVCSTEGATSVRKLEDAARSALAPGDPPLTITLRPRAADCLVAVQQGEADGVATDDIILAGMKARDQYVDIPPGGVTAAGDDLAEPYGVALHRSHLDDRNANKLRDEEFVRFVNGVLRDMMTSGAWTASYQTWLKPTEEIVTPLAQNPAWPEG, encoded by the coding sequence GTGTCCGCCCTGGTGGTCGTCGTGGCCGCCGCCGTGCTCGGCGCCTGCGGGACGACCGGTGCGAGATTCCCGGCGGAGATTGAGCCGCGGCCCGCCGCCACCGCCACCAGGACAGCCGATATCACGGGCACGGGCACGGGCACGGGCACGGGCACAGGCACAGGCAGCGGCGGATCCGGCGCGGCGAAACCCTGCGCGGACGGGCACCCCGTTCGCTGGAGCCCGGCTCCGCCAGCGTCGATGCCCGCGCCCGGAGTCTTCCGCCCCGGCTCGATCATGGACGACATCTGGCGAAAGGGCGACCTGACCGTCGCGATCGTCACCGACGCTCCGCCCGCGGGCTCGATGAACTGGACGGAGCCCACGCTGGAGGGCTTCGACGTCGACATCGCCGGCGCCATCGCCACCGCCCTGTTCGGTAACGGGGGGAAAAGCAAGATCCGGTTCCGTGCGGTGACAACGAAGGACCGTGCCGCGCTCCTGACGGACCCGAACTCAGGCGTGGATATCGTCGTCGCGACCTACACGATCACCTGCGAACGGAAGGAAAAGGAGAACATCCTGTTCTCCGGGGTGTACTTCGAGTCGCGCTTCGCCCTGCTGGTTCCGGCGAAGGCTGGCTTCAGGACGCTTCGCGACTTCGCGGGTTACACGGTCTGCTCGACCGAGGGCGCGACCTCTGTGCGGAAGCTCGAGGACGCGGCCCGCAGCGCGTTGGCTCCGGGCGACCCGCCGCTGACAATCACTCTGCGCCCCCGCGCCGCCGACTGCCTCGTCGCGGTGCAGCAGGGCGAGGCGGACGGGGTCGCGACCGATGACATCATCCTCGCCGGAATGAAGGCACGGGACCAGTATGTGGATATCCCCCCAGGCGGCGTCACCGCCGCGGGCGACGATCTGGCCGAGCCTTACGGTGTCGCGCTGCATCGCAGCCATCTCGATGACCGGAACGCGAACAAGTTGCGCGATGAAGAGTTCGTCCGGTTCGTCAACGGCGTGCTGCGGGACATGATGACCAGCGGGGCGTGGACGGCGAGCTACCAGACCTGGTTGAAGCCCACGGAAGAGATCGTCACCCCACTGGCCCAGAACCCCGCCTGGCCGGAGGGGTGA